Part of the Henckelia pumila isolate YLH828 chromosome 2, ASM3356847v2, whole genome shotgun sequence genome is shown below.
TTCAATCATGTCTTTTATTTTTCATCTTCTATCTTTCTAAACATATATGTAATATCTAATGTCAAAAACCTTGTTCAATTCGTTTcctttacatatatatataaccaaatACCCTGTTTTTCTATTTCTTTCATTTCCTAACACGTacagacatatatatataattaaataatttcataatatattattagaCTAAATTAATTCGAGAAGATTAAAATAAatcttataatatatattgataattatatattatattattaaatataaaattatattacgCACTTTTGTGATGATCTTGTTCATTATTTTCATTTGGTGttcattataaatattaaaattacaaCTAATTaatggaaaaaataaaaaaaaatcgaatactaaattaatttgaaaaattataaaaaatgaaatgaactcaaaaaaaaaaaaaatacaaagaaCCATTTGTAATTTTTTAGAATGTCATTTTTGTAATTACTGTCATCTTCTTATTTTGTGCTCTACATCTACGATGTTGATCACTTAATCCAACTCAAAGATGATGCACTCAAGATAGATTCAACTAAATTACAattcaatatccaatcaaatatACATTTATTATATAGTCAAGTGTTCGATTTTTTAACTGAAATTCTCGATCGATCATTTTTACGATCGTCAATCAAATATCTCATTCcgaaaaagaaatcatcaatcaagTAGAATTAAAATATcgtattattttcatttttaaaaaggGTGTATTGTGTTTAGTGTGAGCATTGTATTCTATCAAATTTATTAGattattaaaataaacattCAAAGAGATTATAAAAATTGGGTAATTCTATAAAAATTTATCAAAGTATTTCTTAAACTTCTTATAGTTATACAGACCGTTTGTCATATCATTGTTTTGTACGAAACAACTATTTAGAAAATGggtaaaataaaatacataaattatatacatacatatatatatatatgtatatatataaattaaagcTCCCGTACATTTTGGAATATATTGCAAAAATCTCCATGGTAATTAAAACGATCCAAAAGCTCATATACCTTCAAAATCAATGTCAAAAATCTCAAAGTCAATTTTCAAACCAAATTGACAATGTGGTcggctatttttttttttaaaaaaaaaaaagtcctaTCTGGCCAAATTTAAGATTCTCCTACATTTGACTGTATGGACTgtatttattttgatcattataagatGTTATTTTCGTTTAACAAGGTCATCTTTCAACTCATTACGCTATCTTAGTATAACACTAACTTCAAAAAATAGTATAATTTCTACACCAAATACAATACTCATCTCCAATCATTAACTCTAAACTCTACACTAAAAagaatattttcgaaatattctttattattttattcacaacaattaatttattccataaaatatttttaaacacaataattaaaatatcagtATTATCTAAAATAATACGAGGAGTTGCaaacaaaatttataaataaaaataatcgaaACTTCCAAAACTTAAAACAACATTAAAGATCGATCAAAACTTAAAATAAGATTCAGAAATACAGGAGTTGCAAACAAAaatcgtaaataaaataatgtaaaGTTCAAAACTTAAAATAACATTAAGATCGATCACATGATTAAATAAAGTCATAGTGACTTGTGCTTCATGAAAATCGATAGAATGTCTTCTGCAATTTTAATCAAAGAAAGCATGTAGGCATTGGTAGTTGTCAATGGAGACTTGCGTGTCGGTGGTTCGAAAAAAAGGTCCTCACAATCTCTCGGTGCCATTTCAGTAACACCAAGAAACTCATACGATTCTATATAAGAATTCAACTCAAACGCATGTATTGCCTTTTGGAGACCTCCTGTATGTATATCATAAAAGGTACTACATCCGTCAAAGCATGATATGATAATTGGATCAGAAGcggttttgtttaatttttcgatgatttttgggattttgattgcattgacTAATGTCAAGTCCATCATAATCACTACAAGATCTTTCAAGTCGGCATTGAGACTACGGGGATCGGATCTTAAAGAAGAAACACACACGCTATAATTATGTGTTTTTTGGCACACTTGCTGTATCAAAGCAACATTTTTGTTGCTGATCGACATGCACATAACTTGTGTGAAAAAGAAAAGGATGAGAAAGATTTGTGTGATCGGAGGACAAGACATTTTTCTCTACtcgtatgtgtatatatatatatatttatatggtctattttcttttttttgatACATGTAAATGTTTGTATTAGGGAGTATTTTATATATGTAAGATGGCATTTAAAACACCAAATCTGGtggaattaattaatattaaaaagatGTTATATTATAGTGCATCTTTATAAAATCAAAGGGATTGATGTCATTTATTTGGGGCCGATATCATTAATTTGTGCAAGATTCAAGATAtggtaattttttattttttttttgtgaaatatGTTGATTCTAATTAAAATTAACTATATATACCaactttattattttcttttttagaTATACCCAATACCAATATTGTATTATCTTCGAGGTGCTTTTCACACAAAATGATGACTTATATCAGATTAATTAAGTCCATCAGTCATATTTCatctttaaatatatatatatatatatatatatatattgaccaAAACAAATCAATGTCGTAGTTGCATGGAAGAAATAATATTAAGATGATCATAGCATACTGCACATTACGTATCACAAAttgaatatatatctatatatatcaggaaggaaacaaattaaaaaaaagttacAACAAGTCCGGGTAATATGGAATTCCAGTGGATTTAATCCAATTTTCACTATCAATGAAGTTTCTGGCCGTAAACTTGACGGCCTCAGCTCTGTCGTAGATAATGTGCGACCAGTTAGCTCTCTGGTTTTTATAACTTAATGCAGCACCAGGTCCGTGGTTATCGAATTCCACATCATACACATTGTCAAATGTTTTAACTCCTGGCCACTCCAGCCATCCCTTTGGATCGATCAGTTTTTCCAGAAGACTTTGCATGATGACCGTTCTGGAATGACTTTTCCATGGTCGCCCTAAATATGTCTTCACGTTCAAATCATCTGTCCCTGAAAAGTTGCAATTCTGCATAACAGTGCCGGTATCCTCATTTGCCGCCTCTCTGCCTTGTGCGGTGATGGTGTTTGATTGCTCCGGTAATGCCTTGCATGCGTAGATGCGACAGTTTTGGAAGAGAACTTTTGCGTTGCCGAATATAAAGTCTACGGTACCATAAATTTTGCATTCCCTGTAAAATTGGGTATAATACTGAGGATTCAACGTGTCTTGATACCCGCTGAACCGACATCTGTAAAAGGCTGAGTGGTGGCCGTGGCTGCTCAGAGCAACAGCTTGTTGCATTTCTGGACCCGCTGTGTTTTCGAAGGTTATATATTTTGCAATGAATCCAGCTGCTCTGATTTCTGAAACAACGAAAATTAACCGAATTATTAAGTTTATACAATATATAGTtggaaacaaaaaaatatattaaaaaaaaaataaaggaaaCTTACGAACAGTTGCTGTCTGCCAAGTTCTCAAGCTCATGTTTGCGTTTTTATGACCAGATATTATGGTGAAGTTCATTCCATCACCTACGAAACATAAATTAGTTTTTTCTTTGCTAACAATGATGTTTTCGTAATAAACACCTTTTTTTATTTCGATGACAGTCCTTTGGGGACTGTTGTTCGGAGCTGTGGCAACGGCTTCAGCAATTGTCTTGAAATTTCCGCGTCCGTCTTTCGACACGATCAAAGTCATCATCGATTGTGCCGATGCACGGTTGATGATCATCACGCAGACGAGGGTAACCGTAATGCAAAGTAGATTAATCTTGATTGATTTCATGATTGCTTCATGCATGTTAATTAACAATATATATTGTTATAAATAATATGCATGCttaagttaaatttttttagacGAATTAATATACACTAGtactaaaattaaaaactcaaacaaaaatTGAACTAAGATCGAAAATTTGTATGTCAGAATGAAATGTTAAGTTTAACTATGAACAAACACAGATATAAATATTACTTAACCTTTCGAATTGATCAGATACTTTAATTGCTCTTCACTGCTTCAGCTGCTACGTACTCAAGTTGTTAATTCACAGTACAAGCTACAGGGCTGAACTTCAATAAATTAAACTAATAAGCATATAATGTGATAGGAACTAATGAATTGTTGCATGGATTTATATAGGCAAACTAATTATCTCAACAAGGTTAAGGTTCATGTCTATTCCATTGGTTTAGCTAGTTTTCCTTTATTTGAACGAAAGTTACATTGATGGAAAAGGTTACATTAGTGAAATAATAGAATATGTAGATAATAATGTATAGGTGTAAATTAAGCTAGAAGAcatattctttttttaaaaaaagaacaaagaaagaaaaaaagaaaagaacagATAGAGACCAGGTTCAACATTTTTAAGTAATTCATTTGTAAAATTAGTAATtgaggttttttttaaaacaaataataatTGATACCAAATTGTTTAAAGCAGCCATTTTTATGTTCAATTATTTTCAATTCATCGTTTAGCTAGTTTTCTTAATTTGAATGGAAGTTCGATTGATGGAAAAAAGTTACACTAGtgaaataataaaacatgtagATAAATGTATAGGTATAAATTAAAATCTTTACAAAAATGAGAGAGTAGACCGGGTAATAATAATCTGTTGCATTTTCAAGTCATTGGTTTGTAAAATTAGttataagggatttttaaaaataataataataattgatacCCAATTATAGTTAAAGCTAATTAACCATTTTTATGTTCAATTATTTACTGCCTTCAATTCCTTTCTCTGAGAATAGTTGAAAGGTTTGGGATGTTTTTCAATGGCTGAAATTTTTTTGTGTAGCCCcaaaaatacatatatgtattaACATCAATTTTTATTGCCTTGATTTCCTCTTTCTGTATAACGATGAAGATGGAAAAATAAATAGTAACAAATCATTATGATAAGttttcttaatatatatattggaaCAATGGCTCTGCACCAGAACGTGCTCAGGTTACGTTCCGGTGTTTTAATTATTACACTCTCGCTCCATTTCGTTACTATTAGAGGAAgcattaatattttatcaataaaatCTTTTAATTTTGTAATATGTTTTACTAcccacaaaaaaaatattatataagtttttttaaaattccaacCTGATTCTCAAATTCTGttcatattatattatataagtttttttaatcttttactAAATTAAATTCATGAATTAAATGTATCATTAAACAGTTTGTGCAAGCATGGCTGAACTATATACAGTGTACGTGTGTGTCTATATGTGTGTATGTCCGGTTTAATTCATTGGCTAATTAATGCATGggcgtttattttattttccatGCTTGAACATTGTTGAAGTTTTGAAGAACATGTATTTCGTGACACTAATTGATTAAATCGACTTGCAATTTAATTTcagtattatttattaattatttttaaagtgCAGACATACTATAATTTTTTCGAGAATAGTTGTAAGTATAGGTTGCCCATTTCTGAAAAACTATCATAAATTATTTGTAGTTTTTCAACAGATTGATCAATAATTaatgtatatatttatatgcaTGTGTGATTTAAACTCTTCTATCTTGTATAAATGGACAATTGTCTAGCTTCCAATacaaaaaattgtaatttttgaacGCAAAAAAATACGAAACATTGTGAATGAAATGTAGACATTTGAGGAGATATggaatttaaaagataaattaatgtttgtttatatatttATCTTTTATACAATTGGGTCTTGACATCGGGGGCAGTTAGAGGGTGATGTTAAGTCAAGATATTGGGTCATCTTGTAATGAGTTTTAATGGAACCAATTAAATCTTTTGGAGTTGATGGATTTTATGCAAAACAGCCCCATTAGTCTTCATATTTTGTGATGGGCTGTAGAAAGAGTAGAGGTTATAATTGGATCAATGCTCGTTGAACGAGATGGGTCATCACTCATCCATTGGCTCAAGTTTGTGATCTGATTGGTGATATGTCATTTTTAGGCTTTAGCTCAACTTAATTATCTTGAGccaattttttattcttttcatGTAAATAGTTCATGAGTCCATCGCAGTGGAATTACTCCAGTATTCTTTgttgtatgtttttttttaaaaaaaaccatctTTATTGTAGGCAGAGGCGATCCTTGTTATCTAGAAATCTTGGGTGAAATTATAAATTATGTCCCAAGTTTTTCTTTCGACCAATAAGACGTAACACATtcctaaaatttcataaaatacaCAAAAGTTAATCaaaccataaaaaaaaaaaagaatcatTCAAATTTATGTctaagaaataaattaaagaacAAAATAGATTTGAAAAAATGATTACTCCACAAACAATAATATACATTCATAATCTTTGctttccaaaataattaaaaatcaaccttcaaaataaataaaatatgtgccACTTGTTTTATACAATCATAAAATTTCAGCATTCCAAAAACAGAATCATTTATTTCCAGCACAATATTATACAGTGTAAAACTTACCAAGATAATATTTCATAATTTGACTTACGAAATTCGAATGATTTAAGAATAATGATGTCAATTGTTAGAATAATCTCATATTTTATCATATCACAATATATACTTTTCAAATCAACAGACCATTCCAACTttaaaatttaacaaaaaaaaacataaattatcCTACACagaatataaattataatttatcataatatattGTAATTAAAATCAACACGTATATTTACATCCATATTAATAATGAATATTATATACgtatatatcattaattaaatttacattccaaaacatgaataataattccacataaaattttaaaaaaagagtTAATTCCGGCAGAAGTTCAATCATATTATATATACGttcatatatttaaatttcgtaattttttttaatttatcaaatatttttataaaacgataataaaaatattataaacttaacatacaactttttcaaatgtgcaaatcttaaattttaaaaaaaatatatcaataattaattaataacatTTAAAACACAAAATATATGTTAACAAAATGTAACTAATTTACCAAACATTTAAATACAACTTTTTCAACGGTGCACATACCACAATATATGTTTTTCAAATTAACCTACCATTCCAACTCTAAAACTAAAgggtataaattataatttacaaTAATATACATTCATACAACCTTTGttttccaaaataattaaaaatcaaccttcaaaattaataaataaaatgtgtgctAGTTGTTTTATACAATCACAAAATTTCagcatttcaaaaataaaatca
Proteins encoded:
- the LOC140878493 gene encoding pectinesterase/pectinesterase inhibitor PPE8B-like gives rise to the protein MTLIVSKDGRGNFKTIAEAVATAPNNSPQRTVIEIKKGVYYENIIVSKEKTNLCFVGDGMNFTIISGHKNANMSLRTWQTATVQIRAAGFIAKYITFENTAGPEMQQAVALSSHGHHSAFYRCRFSGYQDTLNPQYYTQFYRECKIYGTVDFIFGNAKVLFQNCRIYACKALPEQSNTITAQGREAANEDTGTVMQNCNFSGTDDLNVKTYLGRPWKSHSRTVIMQSLLEKLIDPKGWLEWPGVKTFDNVYDVEFDNHGPGAALSYKNQRANWSHIIYDRAEAVKFTARNFIDSENWIKSTGIPYYPDLL